From Mycobacterium lacus, one genomic window encodes:
- the fdxA gene encoding ferredoxin produces MTYVIAEPCVDIKDKACIEECPVDCIYEGARMLYIHPDECVDCGACEPVCPVEAIYYEDDVPEQWSHYTQINADFFVELGSPGGAAKVGMTENDPQVVKDLAPQGEDA; encoded by the coding sequence GTGACGTACGTGATCGCAGAACCCTGCGTCGACATCAAAGACAAGGCATGCATCGAGGAGTGCCCGGTCGACTGCATCTACGAGGGTGCCCGGATGCTCTACATCCACCCCGACGAATGCGTCGACTGCGGGGCTTGCGAACCGGTCTGCCCCGTCGAGGCGATCTACTACGAAGACGATGTACCCGAACAGTGGAGCCACTACACGCAGATCAACGCCGACTTCTTCGTCGAGCTGGGATCACCGGGCGGCGCCGCCAAGGTCGGGATGACCGAGAACGACCCGCAGGTGGTCAAGGATCTGGCGCCGCAGGGCGAGGACGCCTGA
- the dapC gene encoding succinyldiaminopimelate transaminase: MSASLPVFPWDTLADAKALAGAHPDGLVDLSVGTPVDPVAPMIQDALAAASSAPGYPATAGTARLREAAVAALARRYGISGLTEAAVLPVIGTKELIAWLPSLLGLGAADVVVVPELAYPTYEVGARLAGAPVVRADSLTALGPQSPALVYLNSPSNPTGRVLGLDHLRKVVGWARERGVLVASDECYLGLGWDAEPLSVLHPSVCDGDHAGLLAVHSLSKSSSLAGYRAGLVAGDPGVVAELLAVRKHAGMMVPTPVQAAMVAALDDDDHEKVQRERYARRRASLLPALRSAGFVVDYSAAGLYLWASRGEGCHQTVAWFARRGILVAPGDFYGPGGAQHVRVALTATDERIAAAAHRLG, translated from the coding sequence GTGTCGGCGTCCCTGCCGGTTTTTCCCTGGGACACGCTGGCCGACGCCAAGGCGCTGGCGGGGGCGCATCCGGACGGCCTCGTCGACCTCTCCGTCGGCACCCCGGTGGACCCGGTCGCGCCGATGATCCAGGATGCCCTGGCGGCCGCCAGTTCGGCGCCGGGGTATCCCGCCACCGCCGGCACCGCGCGGCTGCGCGAGGCGGCGGTGGCCGCGCTGGCCCGCCGCTACGGGATCAGCGGGCTGACCGAGGCGGCGGTCTTGCCGGTGATCGGTACCAAGGAGCTCATCGCCTGGTTGCCTTCGCTGCTGGGCTTGGGCGCCGCGGATGTGGTGGTGGTGCCCGAACTGGCGTATCCGACCTATGAGGTGGGCGCCCGGTTGGCCGGGGCCCCGGTGGTGCGCGCGGACTCGCTGACTGCGCTGGGCCCGCAATCGCCGGCATTGGTGTACCTGAACTCCCCGAGCAACCCGACCGGGCGCGTGCTGGGGCTAGACCATCTGCGCAAGGTGGTCGGGTGGGCGCGCGAGCGTGGCGTTCTCGTTGCTTCCGACGAGTGCTATCTGGGTTTGGGCTGGGACGCCGAACCGCTGTCCGTGCTGCACCCCTCGGTCTGCGACGGCGATCACGCCGGCCTGCTGGCGGTGCACTCGCTGTCGAAGAGTTCGTCGCTGGCCGGCTACCGGGCTGGCCTTGTCGCCGGTGATCCGGGCGTGGTCGCCGAGCTGCTGGCGGTGCGCAAACACGCGGGGATGATGGTGCCGACACCGGTGCAGGCCGCGATGGTGGCAGCCCTGGATGACGACGATCACGAGAAGGTGCAGCGGGAGCGGTATGCGCGGCGGCGCGCCAGCCTGCTGCCGGCGCTGCGCTCGGCGGGCTTTGTCGTCGACTATTCCGCTGCGGGGCTCTATCTATGGGCCAGCCGCGGCGAGGGATGCCACCAGACGGTTGCGTGGTTTGCTCGGCGGGGCATCCTGGTGGCCCCCGGCGATTTCTACGGCCCCGGCGGTGCGCAGCACGTGCGGGTGGCGCTGACCGCCACCGACGAGCGCATCGCCGCCGCCGCGCACCGGCTCGGTTAG
- a CDS encoding ISAs1 family transposase translates to MARPHLIAAFDHGAGVVLGQVAVDAKSNEIPAARTLLRHLDLDDAVVTLDAMHTQTDTATLITGAGGDYVFTVKANMPTLHHKLKTLPWKDMPAHTTRAAERGRHITRSIKVADVPDWIDFPGATQVAQLRRTVTVDGSKTVEVVYLITSANHTAAPPQRLATWVQGHWSIENRLHWVRDVTFAEDSSQVRTGQAPRVMATCRNLAIGILRITGWDNIAAGLRHHATHPDHALKLVLTS, encoded by the coding sequence GTGGCAAGGCCCCACCTGATCGCCGCATTCGACCACGGTGCCGGAGTCGTGCTAGGACAGGTGGCCGTCGACGCAAAGAGCAACGAAATACCCGCTGCGCGAACACTGTTGAGGCATCTCGATCTCGACGATGCAGTGGTGACCCTCGATGCGATGCACACCCAAACCGATACCGCCACACTCATCACCGGCGCAGGCGGCGACTACGTGTTCACAGTGAAGGCGAATATGCCGACCCTGCACCACAAGCTCAAGACACTGCCCTGGAAGGACATGCCCGCCCACACGACCCGGGCCGCTGAGCGTGGCCGACACATCACCCGTTCGATCAAGGTCGCCGACGTTCCCGACTGGATCGACTTTCCCGGTGCAACCCAAGTCGCCCAGCTGCGCCGCACCGTCACCGTTGACGGAAGCAAAACCGTCGAGGTCGTGTACCTGATCACCTCAGCAAACCACACGGCCGCACCGCCCCAGCGGCTCGCCACCTGGGTCCAAGGGCACTGGAGCATAGAAAATCGCCTCCACTGGGTCCGAGACGTCACCTTCGCCGAGGACTCCTCGCAGGTACGCACCGGCCAAGCACCACGGGTGATGGCCACCTGCCGCAACCTCGCCATCGGCATCCTGCGAATCACCGGCTGGGACAACATCGCCGCCGGCCTACGCCACCACGCCACACACCCAGACCATGCCCTCAAACTGGTCCTGACCTCATGA
- a CDS encoding nitrate reductase subunit alpha — MVVDLNHGRQTAADALLGFGKYFHRGEISRDHRALYKVGGRSADDFYRDRWAHDKVVRSTHGVNCTGSCSWKVYVKDGVITWESQQTDYPSVGADKPEYEPRGCPRGASFSWYTYSPARVRYPYVRGVLLEYYREAKERLNDPVLAWADIVDDPVKSARYKAARGKGGFVRAEWWEAAEIAAAAHVHTIKRYGPDRVAGFSPIPAMSMVSHAVGARFISLIGGSMLSFYDWYADLPVASPQVFGDQTDVPESADWFDAGYLIMWGSNVPVTRTPDAHYMTEARYRGQKVIVVSPDYADNTKFADEWLPARPGTDAALAMSMGHVILKEFFVDRTTPYFRDYVKKYTDLPFLVTLAERDGDWLPGKFLTAADLGDTSEGGPSKTVLLDAQANPVVPNGSLGHRFTASGEGMWNLDLRGVDPLLTLYGTHEDVTAVRLPRFDGDLPGVLTRGVPTKIIAGQRVTTVFDLLLAQYGIYREGLPGDWPTGYDDATQPYTPAWQEPITGVPAKAAERVAREFADNAQRSRGRSMILMGAGTNHWFHSDQIYRSFLTLVMLTGCQGVNGGGWAHYVGQEKCRPVTGWSTLAFGSDWQRPARQMQGTVFWYLSTDQWRYDRFTSEVMASPLAEGRFTGRTAADNIALASRLGWMPSYPTFNRNPLDLADEAARLGKDASEYVVDGLKSGHLRFACEDPDAPENFPRCLTVWRSNLLGSSAKGNEYFLKHLLGTDSNVAARDEDGVRPQEVRWRDEAPVGKLDLLLSLDFRNTSTTLFSDVVLPAATWYEKHDLSSTDMHPFVHAFSPAISPPWETKTDFEAFHRIARGFCWLAEKHLGKRQDVVAVPLQHDSADATAQPGGRVLDWKAGECEPIPGKTMPRLVVVERDYPAVAEKMAALGPMVEKVGLTVKGVTTHPEAEVDYLRGVNGAVVSGVAVGRPSLAKDIHAAEAILALSGTTNGRLAVEGFEALQRRTGIELADLAKENEGRRITFADTQSRPVPVNTSPEWSGSETGGRRYSPFTINTERLKPWHTLTGRQHFYLDHDWMGELGEQLPIFRPPLDMTALFDEPAIGDTSGGITVRYLTPHSKWSIHSAYQDNLHMLTLSRGGQAIWMSDVDAAKIGVKDNDWIECTNRNGVVNARAIVSHRMPEGLVFMYHAQDKAVDVPRTEKTGKRGGIHNALTRIMIKPSHLIGGYAQQSFALNYHGPTGNQRDEVTTIRRRSQEVEY; from the coding sequence ATGGTGGTCGATTTGAACCACGGTCGCCAGACCGCCGCCGACGCCCTGCTCGGATTCGGCAAGTATTTTCATCGCGGGGAGATTTCCCGGGATCACCGGGCGCTGTACAAGGTCGGCGGCCGGTCGGCGGACGACTTCTACCGGGACCGGTGGGCGCACGACAAGGTTGTTCGCTCGACGCACGGCGTCAATTGCACCGGTTCGTGTTCGTGGAAGGTCTACGTCAAGGATGGCGTCATCACCTGGGAGTCCCAGCAGACCGACTACCCGTCGGTCGGCGCCGACAAGCCGGAGTACGAGCCGCGCGGCTGCCCCCGTGGCGCTTCGTTCTCCTGGTACACGTATTCGCCTGCGCGAGTGCGCTATCCGTATGTGCGCGGCGTCCTGCTGGAGTACTACCGCGAGGCCAAGGAGCGACTGAACGACCCCGTGCTGGCGTGGGCCGACATCGTCGATGATCCAGTGAAGTCCGCGCGGTACAAGGCCGCACGCGGCAAGGGCGGGTTCGTCCGGGCCGAGTGGTGGGAGGCCGCCGAGATCGCGGCCGCGGCCCACGTGCACACGATCAAACGGTACGGCCCCGACCGGGTCGCCGGTTTCTCGCCGATACCGGCGATGTCGATGGTGAGTCACGCCGTTGGGGCGCGGTTCATTTCGCTGATCGGCGGCTCGATGCTGTCGTTTTACGATTGGTACGCCGACCTGCCGGTGGCCTCGCCGCAGGTGTTCGGCGACCAGACCGACGTGCCCGAGTCGGCCGACTGGTTCGACGCCGGATACCTGATCATGTGGGGCTCCAACGTTCCGGTCACCCGCACACCCGATGCGCACTACATGACCGAGGCGCGCTATCGCGGCCAAAAGGTGATCGTGGTCTCACCCGACTACGCGGACAACACGAAGTTCGCCGACGAATGGCTGCCGGCGCGGCCGGGAACTGATGCCGCACTGGCCATGTCGATGGGGCACGTGATCCTCAAGGAGTTCTTCGTCGACCGCACCACCCCGTACTTCCGCGACTACGTGAAGAAGTACACGGATCTGCCGTTCCTGGTGACGCTGGCCGAGCGCGACGGTGACTGGCTGCCCGGAAAGTTCCTCACCGCAGCCGATCTCGGCGATACCAGCGAAGGCGGCCCGTCCAAGACGGTGCTACTCGACGCGCAGGCCAACCCGGTAGTGCCGAACGGCTCGCTGGGACACCGGTTCACCGCATCCGGCGAGGGCATGTGGAACCTCGACCTGCGCGGCGTGGACCCGTTGCTCACGCTATACGGCACCCATGAGGACGTGACCGCGGTGCGGCTGCCCCGGTTCGACGGCGACCTCCCGGGCGTGCTGACCCGCGGCGTTCCGACGAAGATCATTGCCGGACAACGAGTTACGACGGTGTTCGACCTATTGCTCGCGCAATATGGCATCTACCGGGAGGGTCTACCTGGCGACTGGCCGACGGGCTATGACGACGCGACCCAGCCGTACACGCCGGCCTGGCAGGAGCCGATCACCGGTGTTCCGGCTAAGGCCGCGGAGCGGGTTGCGCGTGAATTCGCCGACAACGCGCAACGTTCGCGCGGCCGGTCGATGATTCTGATGGGCGCGGGGACCAACCACTGGTTTCACTCCGATCAGATCTATCGTTCGTTTCTCACGCTGGTGATGTTGACCGGTTGTCAGGGCGTCAACGGCGGCGGCTGGGCGCATTACGTCGGCCAGGAGAAATGCCGACCGGTGACCGGGTGGTCGACGCTGGCGTTCGGGTCCGATTGGCAGCGGCCGGCGCGGCAGATGCAGGGCACAGTGTTCTGGTACCTGTCGACCGACCAGTGGCGCTACGACCGCTTCACCTCTGAGGTGATGGCGTCCCCGCTGGCCGAGGGCCGGTTTACGGGCCGCACGGCGGCCGACAACATCGCGTTGGCGAGCCGGCTGGGCTGGATGCCGAGCTATCCGACGTTCAATCGCAATCCGCTGGACCTGGCCGACGAGGCGGCGCGGCTGGGCAAGGACGCGTCGGAGTACGTCGTGGACGGGCTGAAGTCCGGCCATCTTCGCTTCGCTTGCGAGGATCCGGATGCTCCGGAGAACTTTCCGCGCTGCCTGACGGTGTGGCGGTCGAACCTGCTCGGCTCGTCGGCGAAGGGTAACGAGTACTTCCTCAAACACCTGCTGGGCACCGATTCCAACGTCGCCGCCCGTGACGAGGATGGCGTGCGCCCGCAGGAGGTGCGCTGGCGTGACGAGGCACCGGTGGGCAAGCTGGACCTGTTGTTGTCACTGGACTTTCGAAACACCAGCACCACGCTGTTTTCCGACGTCGTGCTGCCCGCCGCCACCTGGTACGAGAAGCACGACCTGTCCAGCACGGACATGCACCCGTTCGTGCATGCCTTCTCACCGGCGATCTCACCGCCGTGGGAGACCAAGACGGACTTCGAGGCCTTTCACCGGATCGCGCGCGGATTCTGCTGGCTCGCCGAGAAGCACCTGGGCAAGCGCCAAGACGTCGTGGCGGTGCCGCTGCAGCATGACAGCGCCGACGCCACCGCTCAGCCGGGCGGGCGCGTGCTGGACTGGAAAGCTGGCGAGTGCGAACCGATTCCGGGCAAGACGATGCCCCGCCTGGTCGTGGTCGAGCGCGACTACCCGGCGGTCGCCGAGAAGATGGCCGCGCTGGGGCCGATGGTCGAAAAGGTCGGCCTCACGGTCAAGGGGGTCACCACACATCCGGAGGCGGAGGTCGACTACCTGCGCGGCGTCAACGGTGCCGTGGTCAGCGGGGTGGCGGTGGGACGTCCGTCGCTGGCCAAGGACATTCACGCCGCGGAGGCCATCCTGGCGCTGTCCGGAACGACGAACGGACGGCTCGCGGTGGAGGGGTTTGAGGCGCTGCAGCGACGCACCGGCATCGAGCTCGCCGACCTCGCGAAGGAGAACGAGGGTCGACGAATCACGTTCGCCGACACGCAGTCCCGGCCGGTTCCGGTGAACACGTCGCCGGAGTGGTCCGGCTCGGAAACCGGGGGACGTCGCTACTCGCCGTTCACGATCAACACCGAGCGACTCAAGCCGTGGCACACGTTGACCGGTCGCCAGCACTTCTACCTCGATCACGACTGGATGGGTGAGCTCGGGGAGCAGTTGCCGATCTTCCGGCCGCCGTTGGACATGACGGCGCTGTTCGACGAGCCGGCGATTGGCGACACCAGCGGCGGGATCACGGTGCGATATCTGACACCGCACTCCAAGTGGTCCATCCATTCCGCGTACCAGGACAACCTGCACATGCTCACGCTTTCCCGTGGTGGGCAGGCGATTTGGATGTCTGATGTGGACGCGGCGAAGATCGGCGTCAAGGACAACGACTGGATCGAATGCACGAACCGCAACGGTGTGGTGAATGCGCGTGCCATCGTCAGCCATCGGATGCCCGAGGGCCTGGTGTTCATGTACCACGCCCAAGACAAGGCGGTGGACGTGCCGCGCACCGAGAAGACCGGAAAGCGCGGCGGCATCCACAATGCGCTCACCCGGATCATGATCAAGCCGTCACACCTGATCGGGGGGTACGCCCAACAGTCCTTCGCGCTGAACTACCACGGTCCCACCGGAAACCAGCGCGACGAGGTCACCACGATCAGGCGGCGCTCGCAGGAAGTGGAGTACTGA